In the genome of Rhodoplanes sp. Z2-YC6860, one region contains:
- a CDS encoding cobalamin-independent methionine synthase II family protein, which produces MRRSTDRILTTHAGSLPRPADLLQMVRAKARGEPVDEPKLASRIKEAVTEIVHQQVDAGLDVIDDGEFGKPSFVTYIRERLGGLEPHGHRPNAWLSSREAISFPDYYKQQESASPRAKQVQMACTSPLTYKGQAALKAELETLKSALKGVNAAEVFVPCISPANIEDWNENRYYASNDEYLLAIADAMNVEYKTIVDAGFLVQVDDPRLVSYYLMDPKMSVDDIRKWASKRVEALNHALRGIPTEKIRYHTCYSINMGPRIHDLEVKHIIDILMQIRAGAFSFEASNPRHEHEWAVWKEAKLPKDTVLIPGVITNSSVLVEHPELVAQRILRFAEFMGRENVIAGTDCGFASFAGSDEVHASIVWAKMDAMVQGAEIASKKLWGR; this is translated from the coding sequence ATGCGTCGTTCAACCGATCGTATCCTGACCACCCACGCCGGCAGCCTGCCGCGCCCCGCCGATCTGCTGCAGATGGTCCGTGCCAAGGCGCGCGGCGAACCGGTTGACGAGCCGAAGCTCGCCTCCCGCATCAAGGAAGCCGTCACCGAGATCGTGCATCAACAGGTCGACGCCGGCCTCGACGTCATCGACGACGGCGAGTTCGGCAAGCCGAGCTTCGTCACCTACATCCGCGAGCGGCTCGGCGGTCTCGAGCCCCACGGACATCGCCCGAACGCCTGGCTGTCGTCGCGCGAGGCCATCAGCTTTCCCGACTACTACAAGCAGCAGGAAAGCGCCTCGCCGCGTGCCAAGCAGGTGCAGATGGCCTGCACCTCGCCACTGACCTACAAAGGTCAGGCTGCATTGAAGGCCGAGCTCGAAACGCTCAAGAGCGCGCTGAAGGGTGTCAACGCCGCCGAGGTGTTCGTGCCGTGCATTTCGCCCGCCAACATCGAGGACTGGAACGAAAACAGATACTACGCCAGCAACGACGAATACCTGCTCGCGATCGCCGACGCGATGAACGTCGAATACAAGACGATCGTCGACGCAGGTTTCCTGGTGCAGGTCGACGATCCGCGGCTCGTCAGCTACTACCTGATGGACCCGAAAATGTCGGTCGACGACATCCGCAAATGGGCAAGCAAGCGCGTCGAGGCGCTGAACCACGCGCTGCGCGGCATTCCCACCGAGAAGATCCGCTACCACACCTGCTACAGCATCAACATGGGGCCGCGAATTCACGACCTCGAAGTCAAGCACATCATCGACATCCTGATGCAAATCCGCGCCGGCGCCTTCTCGTTCGAGGCGTCGAACCCGCGCCATGAGCACGAATGGGCGGTGTGGAAAGAGGCCAAGCTTCCCAAGGACACGGTGCTCATTCCCGGCGTCATCACCAATTCATCGGTGCTGGTCGAGCATCCCGAGCTGGTCGCCCAACGCATCCTGCGCTTTGCCGAATTCATGGGCCGGGAGAACGTGATCGCCGGCACCGACTGCGGCTTTGCCAGCTTTGCCGGCTCCGATGAGGTTCACGCGAGCATCGTCTGGGCCAAGATGGACGCGATGGTCCAGGGTGCCGAAATCGCGAGCAAGAAGCTGTGGGGCCGCTGA
- a CDS encoding carboxymuconolactone decarboxylase family protein, producing the protein MANESYEAGMKVRRRVLGDPWVDRSLANRNDFNAEIQTQITSHVWGDIWTRPAIDLKTRRFMTISIMIALRAWAEFRLHVRTGLATGDLTKDELKEIILQATVYCGAPAGNHAAHEAEEAFKEMAK; encoded by the coding sequence ATGGCCAACGAAAGCTACGAAGCCGGGATGAAGGTTCGCCGGCGTGTGCTGGGCGATCCGTGGGTCGACCGCTCGTTGGCCAATCGCAACGATTTCAACGCCGAGATCCAGACGCAGATCACCAGCCACGTCTGGGGCGATATCTGGACGCGGCCGGCCATCGATCTGAAGACGCGGCGCTTCATGACGATTTCGATCATGATCGCGTTGCGCGCATGGGCGGAATTCCGCCTGCACGTGCGCACCGGACTTGCGACCGGCGATCTCACCAAGGATGAACTGAAAGAGATCATCCTGCAGGCGACAGTGTATTGCGGCGCACCTGCAGGCAATCACGCGGCCCATGAGGCCGAAGAGGCATTCAAAGAGATGGCGAAGTAG
- a CDS encoding Bug family tripartite tricarboxylate transporter substrate binding protein yields the protein MRKLSLAVAAAIFGAIGGANAQTYPSQPITMLVGYAVGGPSDTIARIMADRMKVSLGQPVIIENVTGAAGSIAVARGARAPHDGYTIVMGDWSTHVVNAAMYDLQYDVVKDFEPVSLLPSAPQIIASPNAVPAKSLKDLIAWIKADPTKISYGMSGLGSPSHVSGVLLQNVTGAKFQLVPYRGAALVMNDLLANTIQFSMFPVTVALPQVRAGAIRAYAITAGQRSVSAPDIPTVDEAGLPDFHISLWWGLWMPKGTPRDIIAKVNAAVVDTLADPATQKRIADQGLDIPPREQQTPQALAAYQKAEIEKWWPIVKAANIKAQ from the coding sequence ATGAGGAAACTGTCCCTTGCGGTGGCCGCCGCGATCTTCGGCGCCATCGGTGGCGCCAACGCACAGACCTATCCGTCGCAGCCGATCACGATGCTGGTCGGATATGCGGTTGGCGGCCCTTCCGACACGATCGCACGGATCATGGCGGATCGGATGAAGGTCTCGCTCGGGCAGCCCGTCATCATCGAGAACGTCACCGGCGCCGCGGGATCGATCGCAGTCGCGCGCGGCGCGCGCGCACCTCACGATGGCTACACGATCGTCATGGGCGACTGGAGCACGCACGTCGTCAACGCGGCGATGTACGACCTGCAATATGACGTGGTGAAGGACTTCGAGCCGGTCTCGCTGCTGCCAAGCGCGCCGCAGATCATCGCTTCACCCAATGCCGTTCCGGCCAAGAGTCTCAAGGACCTGATTGCGTGGATCAAGGCCGATCCGACCAAGATCAGCTACGGCATGTCGGGCCTCGGCAGTCCGTCGCATGTCAGCGGCGTGCTGCTGCAGAACGTTACGGGCGCCAAGTTCCAACTCGTCCCCTATCGCGGCGCCGCGCTGGTGATGAATGATCTCCTCGCCAACACGATCCAGTTTTCGATGTTTCCCGTGACGGTGGCGCTGCCGCAGGTGCGCGCCGGCGCTATACGCGCCTACGCCATCACGGCGGGCCAGCGCAGCGTCAGCGCACCCGATATTCCGACCGTGGATGAAGCGGGCCTGCCCGACTTCCACATTTCGCTGTGGTGGGGCCTGTGGATGCCCAAAGGCACGCCGAGAGACATCATCGCCAAGGTGAATGCCGCGGTGGTCGACACGCTGGCCGATCCGGCAACGCAAAAGCGCATCGCCGACCAGGGCCTCGACATTCCGCCGCGCGAGCAGCAGACGCCGCAGGCACTGGCGGCCTACCAGAAAGCCGAGATCGAGAAGTGGTGGCCGATCGTGAAAGCCGCCAATATCAAAGCCCAATAG
- a CDS encoding Bug family tripartite tricarboxylate transporter substrate binding protein — MKTFMAKLTAGIVAAAAVIQATPPAQAYPDGPVRLLVGWPAGGPVDVVARLVQVELGQRLGVPVIVENRPGVSGMLATDVLLSQPPDGQTLLLCTHYETMNPVMYRSAKYKVSDLAGVSLLARYYLAMAVSGQSKFSSFKDVIAAAKADPGKLTYGTTGPGSSQDLLMRQLGDLTGTTMQSVPFRGAGPALTEVVAGRLDFFLSPTGPAVPLVESKQIKLLAVTSPSRLAVAGDVPTFSELGYPLNLYGWIGICTRNGVPATVIQQLNTAITTVANTQDYRAKIEATGQIAEASSAEELQNVLGQMSGEISGLVKKYGIRAE; from the coding sequence ATGAAGACTTTCATGGCCAAGCTCACGGCCGGAATCGTGGCCGCAGCAGCAGTGATTCAGGCGACACCGCCGGCTCAGGCCTATCCAGATGGACCGGTCAGGCTGCTGGTCGGCTGGCCGGCCGGCGGACCGGTCGATGTTGTAGCGCGGCTGGTGCAAGTCGAGCTGGGGCAGCGGCTCGGCGTGCCGGTGATCGTGGAGAACAGGCCCGGCGTGAGCGGCATGCTCGCGACCGATGTTCTGTTGAGTCAGCCGCCCGACGGCCAGACGCTGCTCCTCTGCACCCATTACGAAACCATGAATCCCGTGATGTACCGTTCGGCCAAATACAAGGTTTCCGATCTCGCCGGTGTGTCGCTTCTGGCACGCTACTACTTGGCGATGGCGGTGTCGGGCCAGTCCAAGTTTTCGAGCTTCAAAGACGTCATCGCGGCGGCCAAGGCGGATCCCGGCAAGCTGACCTATGGCACCACCGGACCCGGATCGTCACAGGATCTGCTGATGCGTCAGCTCGGCGATCTGACGGGGACGACAATGCAATCAGTTCCGTTTCGTGGTGCTGGACCGGCGCTGACTGAGGTCGTGGCGGGACGCCTCGACTTCTTTTTAAGCCCAACAGGGCCGGCCGTGCCGCTGGTTGAATCCAAGCAGATCAAGCTGCTGGCTGTGACCAGCCCCTCGCGTCTCGCCGTGGCGGGCGACGTCCCGACCTTCTCGGAGCTGGGCTATCCGCTCAATCTCTATGGCTGGATCGGCATCTGCACGCGCAACGGTGTTCCCGCTACCGTGATCCAACAGCTCAACACCGCAATCACCACAGTCGCAAACACACAAGACTACCGGGCGAAGATCGAGGCGACCGGACAGATTGCGGAAGCATCGTCCGCGGAGGAGTTGCAGAACGTGCTCGGGCAGATGTCGGGCGAGATTTCCGGGCTCGTCAAGAAATACGGCATCCGCGCCGAATGA
- a CDS encoding Bug family tripartite tricarboxylate transporter substrate binding protein — MGRTLSSALSWVLSLAIALTFATLVPLVAHSETYPSRPIRVIVPYSAGSGADITARQTMAKLSEFLGQNIIIENRPGTSAIVGTDAVAKAAPDGYTLLFGVTQHAINPTLQPKLPYDTLKDFVPVARVTDQPLYMAVNKALPGKNIAEVIEHIKAAPGKYNYASTGLGTSIHLAGAYFAWRAGVQMSHIPYTNASQTLVDLGSNEVQVLFYTYQPLVPQLQAGRIKILGSTGAARSAWAPDIPTMEEAGMPGFVMPAWHGVLAPAKTPPEIVGILEKALARVAQDPDYKKTIEPTGTDIYYAPSKEFGAFIESEIKRFGEILNRAGTKLP, encoded by the coding sequence ATGGGACGGACTCTGTCCTCGGCCTTATCCTGGGTCTTGTCCCTGGCCATCGCGCTGACCTTCGCAACGCTCGTGCCGCTCGTTGCACACAGCGAAACCTATCCCAGTCGTCCGATCCGCGTGATCGTGCCCTACTCGGCCGGCTCCGGCGCCGACATCACGGCGCGGCAGACGATGGCCAAGCTGTCGGAATTTCTGGGCCAGAACATCATCATCGAGAACCGGCCGGGCACCAGCGCGATCGTCGGCACCGACGCTGTGGCCAAGGCCGCGCCGGACGGATACACGCTGCTGTTCGGCGTCACCCAGCACGCCATCAATCCGACGCTGCAACCGAAGCTTCCTTACGACACACTGAAAGACTTCGTTCCGGTGGCCCGCGTCACCGATCAGCCGCTCTACATGGCGGTGAACAAGGCGCTGCCGGGCAAGAACATCGCCGAGGTGATCGAGCACATCAAGGCCGCGCCCGGCAAATACAACTATGCATCGACGGGCCTCGGCACCTCGATCCATCTTGCCGGCGCCTATTTCGCCTGGCGGGCGGGCGTGCAGATGTCGCACATCCCCTACACCAACGCGTCGCAGACCCTCGTCGATCTCGGGAGCAACGAGGTGCAGGTGCTGTTCTACACTTATCAGCCGCTTGTGCCGCAGCTGCAGGCCGGCCGCATCAAGATTCTCGGCAGCACCGGCGCCGCGCGCTCGGCCTGGGCGCCGGACATTCCGACCATGGAAGAAGCCGGCATGCCGGGCTTCGTGATGCCGGCATGGCACGGCGTTCTGGCGCCCGCGAAAACGCCACCGGAGATCGTCGGCATCCTCGAAAAGGCTCTTGCAAGGGTCGCGCAGGACCCGGACTACAAGAAGACGATCGAGCCGACCGGCACCGACATCTACTACGCGCCGTCGAAGGAGTTCGGCGCATTCATCGAATCCGAGATCAAGCGGTTCGGCGAGATCCTGAACAGGGCCGGCACGAAACTGCCCTGA
- a CDS encoding ATP-dependent DNA ligase produces MKYDGFRLIARRTADGITLTTKQGSDFSDRYSLIVGAIAKLKVNSICIDGEAMCFTGADQDFDKLWSRKHDDEVRLCAFDLLELNGIDLRGLPLLERKKQLFKVIRRSVGIEFVEHLAGDGPTIFAKACGLGYEGIVSKRADRPYQSGETRIWLKTKNPAHPAMQRVMDAFESERRRAR; encoded by the coding sequence ATCAAGTACGACGGCTTTCGGCTGATCGCGCGCCGCACGGCCGACGGCATCACCCTCACCACCAAGCAGGGCTCGGATTTCTCGGACCGCTATAGCCTGATCGTCGGCGCGATCGCCAAGCTCAAGGTCAACTCGATCTGCATCGACGGCGAGGCCATGTGCTTCACCGGCGCCGACCAGGATTTCGACAAGCTGTGGTCGCGCAAGCACGACGACGAGGTGCGGCTGTGCGCATTCGATCTGCTCGAGCTCAACGGCATCGATCTCCGCGGCCTTCCGCTGCTCGAGCGCAAGAAGCAGCTGTTCAAGGTCATCAGACGGTCGGTCGGAATAGAATTTGTCGAGCACCTGGCCGGCGACGGCCCCACGATCTTCGCCAAGGCCTGCGGGCTGGGCTACGAGGGCATCGTCTCAAAGCGCGCCGATCGGCCGTATCAGTCCGGCGAAACCAGAATCTGGCTCAAGACGAAGAACCCGGCGCATCCGGCTATGCAGCGGGTCATGGACGCATTTGAGAGCGAGCGCCGCCGTGCGCGATAG
- a CDS encoding Bug family tripartite tricarboxylate transporter substrate binding protein, giving the protein MFGRTMALTLCLSMGLALGMPSVRAQDYPTQPVHLIVAFSAGGSVDTFGRIIAQKLGELWSQQVVVENRPGGLGNIGAVAAARAPADGYTLHMAASSVALNATLAPVPDFDPTRDFEPVMLAATAQDILIVPKDSPFKTAKEVIAYAKENPRKLTYGTLGLSSSGNMAVAVFARSNGGLRMRQVTYSQSSQLQTDVIAGRVDVFFPTTGAHIGNVTTGRVRALGVSGPSRAVQLTDVPTFKELGITYPDATSWYAVFAPKGTPPAIVARINGDLEKVLALPDVKALMDKLGFAPIGGPPERLRSFLRSEIDAWADVVKDPLFQGK; this is encoded by the coding sequence ATGTTTGGACGTACAATGGCGCTGACGCTTTGCCTGTCGATGGGTCTGGCGCTTGGAATGCCCTCCGTCCGGGCGCAGGACTATCCCACGCAGCCGGTACATCTGATCGTGGCGTTTTCCGCTGGAGGTTCGGTCGACACCTTCGGCCGCATTATCGCGCAGAAGCTGGGTGAACTGTGGAGCCAGCAGGTGGTGGTGGAGAACCGCCCCGGCGGTCTGGGAAACATCGGCGCGGTGGCGGCCGCGCGCGCTCCTGCGGATGGGTACACCCTGCATATGGCGGCAAGCTCGGTCGCCCTCAACGCCACACTCGCACCCGTGCCCGATTTCGATCCGACGCGGGATTTCGAGCCTGTCATGCTGGCCGCGACGGCGCAGGACATCCTGATCGTGCCGAAGGACTCGCCGTTCAAGACAGCCAAAGAAGTGATCGCTTATGCCAAGGAAAACCCGCGCAAGCTGACCTATGGCACGCTCGGGCTGTCATCGAGCGGCAACATGGCCGTGGCGGTGTTCGCGCGCAGCAATGGCGGGCTCCGTATGAGGCAGGTGACCTATTCGCAAAGCTCGCAGCTTCAGACCGACGTGATTGCCGGCCGCGTCGATGTGTTCTTCCCAACGACGGGAGCCCACATCGGCAACGTCACGACCGGCCGCGTGCGTGCGCTGGGAGTCTCCGGACCGAGTCGGGCCGTCCAATTGACCGATGTGCCGACTTTCAAGGAGCTCGGCATCACTTATCCCGACGCGACGAGCTGGTACGCGGTGTTCGCCCCGAAAGGGACGCCGCCGGCGATCGTCGCCAGGATCAACGGCGATCTGGAGAAAGTTCTCGCGCTCCCCGATGTCAAAGCGCTGATGGACAAGCTCGGCTTCGCTCCGATCGGCGGGCCGCCGGAGCGGCTTCGCTCGTTCCTGCGGAGCGAAATCGATGCCTGGGCCGATGTGGTCAAGGATCCGCTGTTTCAAGGCAAGTGA
- a CDS encoding uroporphyrinogen decarboxylase family protein yields MAERLLPTSAVGSYPQPDWLIDRTALSKQTPPRTKAQELWRVDPQWLEQAQDDATRLAVYDQEKAGLDIVTDGEIRRVSYSSRFANALEGIDHDNPGSRASRGGIPVSVPRVVGPIRRSHPVETRDVKFLRECSTRKIKITVPGPFTMAQQAQDDFYNDEEALALDYAAAVNDEIKDLFAAGADVVQIDEPYMQAQPDKARRFGVRVLDRAVAGVSGATAVHLCFGYALTMKTKARVYDFLTELEASAVRQISIETAQSDLERSTLKPLTKTVILGVVDLNDPAVESPEVIAKRIRRTLPYVPAERIVVAPDCGMKYLPRHIAFGKLRAMVQAAEIVRTELTGAAEGR; encoded by the coding sequence ATGGCTGAACGCCTGCTTCCCACGTCCGCGGTTGGTTCCTATCCGCAGCCCGACTGGCTCATCGATCGCACTGCGTTGTCCAAGCAGACGCCGCCCCGCACCAAGGCGCAGGAGCTCTGGCGCGTCGATCCGCAATGGCTTGAACAAGCGCAGGACGATGCGACGCGGCTTGCGGTTTACGATCAGGAAAAAGCCGGGCTCGACATCGTCACTGACGGCGAGATCCGGCGCGTCAGCTATTCCAGCCGCTTTGCGAACGCGCTCGAGGGTATCGACCATGACAACCCCGGCAGCCGCGCGAGTCGTGGCGGCATTCCAGTCTCTGTGCCCCGCGTTGTCGGGCCGATCAGGCGAAGTCATCCGGTCGAGACGAGAGACGTGAAATTTCTTCGCGAATGCTCGACGCGCAAGATCAAAATCACGGTGCCCGGGCCGTTCACGATGGCGCAGCAGGCCCAGGACGATTTCTACAACGACGAGGAAGCGTTGGCTCTCGATTACGCGGCGGCAGTCAACGACGAGATCAAGGACCTGTTTGCCGCCGGAGCAGACGTCGTTCAGATCGACGAGCCGTACATGCAGGCGCAGCCGGACAAGGCGCGGCGCTTTGGGGTGAGGGTGCTTGATCGCGCGGTTGCAGGCGTGTCCGGTGCGACTGCCGTGCATCTCTGCTTCGGCTACGCGCTGACCATGAAGACCAAGGCTCGCGTCTACGATTTCCTGACCGAACTGGAAGCCTCCGCGGTCCGACAAATTTCGATCGAGACTGCGCAGAGCGACTTGGAGCGCTCGACGCTCAAGCCGCTGACAAAAACAGTCATTCTTGGCGTTGTCGATCTGAACGATCCTGCGGTGGAGTCGCCCGAAGTCATCGCCAAAAGAATCCGCCGCACGCTGCCTTATGTGCCGGCCGAACGTATCGTGGTCGCTCCGGACTGTGGGATGAAATACCTGCCGAGACACATCGCGTTCGGCAAATTGCGGGCGATGGTCCAGGCCGCGGAGATCGTTCGAACCGAGCTGACCGGAGCGGCGGAAGGCCGTTGA
- a CDS encoding SDH family Clp fold serine proteinase, with protein MYMPIPQAALTAAQAAAAKIDADVYVYNGSIEQPRCLTCIEAIASHRSGRKKARLFLTTNGGNPDAAYKITRYFQEKYEHFTVIVAGKCKSAGTLIAVGAHELAFTPYGELGPLDIQLSKVDKFDALSSGLTIQDSLNTLEARAVEKFFEMVKEYIQANNGQLSFASATKAAGDFVAQLYAPVFARIDPEDVGARARSMRIGTDYGRRLSLKSQNLRADTLRLLSETYSSHSFVIDQQEAETLFLRVRVADAEEEAIVAALGRISRFQGSEFVFQALSVRAKDSLNAPGAENGTADLGRDPTPNGGNSQRANGAAGAPAVEPKKRRGDRRRDRPVAEAV; from the coding sequence GTGTACATGCCCATTCCGCAAGCAGCGCTGACCGCCGCACAAGCTGCAGCCGCGAAAATTGACGCTGATGTCTATGTCTATAACGGCAGCATCGAGCAGCCTCGCTGTTTGACCTGCATCGAAGCAATTGCCTCCCATCGGTCCGGCAGGAAGAAGGCTCGTCTTTTCTTGACCACCAATGGTGGGAATCCAGACGCCGCCTACAAGATCACTCGCTATTTTCAGGAGAAATACGAGCACTTCACCGTGATTGTCGCGGGGAAATGCAAAAGCGCCGGCACCCTCATCGCGGTCGGAGCACATGAACTAGCGTTCACCCCGTACGGCGAGTTGGGGCCGCTCGATATCCAATTGAGCAAGGTCGATAAGTTTGATGCCCTCTCGTCAGGCCTGACAATCCAAGATTCGCTGAACACTCTGGAGGCCAGAGCCGTCGAAAAGTTCTTCGAAATGGTCAAAGAGTACATCCAGGCGAACAATGGCCAGCTGTCTTTTGCCTCAGCCACGAAGGCGGCTGGCGACTTTGTGGCGCAGCTGTACGCCCCTGTATTTGCCCGAATCGATCCCGAAGACGTTGGTGCGCGGGCGCGATCAATGAGGATCGGCACAGATTATGGGCGACGGCTGTCCCTGAAATCCCAGAATTTGCGGGCAGATACGCTACGCCTGCTGTCGGAAACGTATTCTTCACACTCTTTTGTCATAGACCAGCAAGAGGCGGAAACGCTCTTTCTCCGCGTACGGGTAGCTGACGCGGAGGAAGAGGCGATTGTGGCCGCCCTGGGCAGAATTTCTAGGTTCCAGGGCAGCGAATTCGTCTTTCAGGCGTTATCTGTGCGTGCTAAGGATTCTCTCAACGCGCCAGGAGCCGAAAATGGTACAGCTGACCTCGGACGAGATCCGACGCCGAATGGCGGAAATTCTCAAAGAGCAAATGGAGCGGCCGGCGCTCCGGCCGTTGAGCCCAAAAAGCGACGAGGAGACCGCCGCCGAGACCGACCGGTTGCTGAGGCGGTATGA
- a CDS encoding Abi-alpha family protein: MAEKEKSLTSELAAVAREALADIPADVFGLFGGDWLHQKRKLNLLELEKRFERLAKEKGLKPDPIAASPSIVLAIIAAAQDEDREALQELWARLLAAATDPRRAHSVRKSFIEIVKQFDPFDALVLDALGSIGTVPNAGVAIAQKLNRAGDEVIVSFINLERLGLVACAPHAASIDIGQVHIRVAGKELLRAVK, from the coding sequence ATGGCCGAAAAGGAAAAATCGCTAACGAGTGAATTGGCCGCGGTCGCCCGCGAGGCTCTCGCGGATATTCCGGCCGACGTCTTCGGCCTATTTGGTGGTGACTGGCTGCACCAAAAGCGGAAACTGAATTTATTGGAATTGGAAAAGCGCTTTGAGCGTTTGGCGAAAGAAAAAGGGTTGAAGCCAGATCCAATAGCTGCGTCGCCCTCGATCGTGCTGGCGATAATTGCAGCCGCTCAAGATGAAGACCGCGAAGCGCTTCAGGAATTATGGGCTAGACTTCTCGCTGCAGCCACCGACCCGAGACGGGCTCACAGTGTCCGAAAATCCTTCATTGAGATCGTTAAACAGTTCGACCCATTCGATGCTCTTGTGCTGGATGCGCTAGGGTCCATTGGGACCGTACCAAATGCGGGCGTGGCCATTGCTCAAAAGCTCAATCGAGCAGGCGATGAAGTCATCGTTTCCTTTATCAATCTTGAGCGGTTAGGGTTGGTAGCATGCGCTCCGCATGCGGCGTCGATAGATATCGGTCAAGTTCATATTCGAGTGGCAGGAAAAGAGCTGTTGCGCGCTGTTAAATAG
- a CDS encoding cobalamin-independent methionine synthase II family protein, with product MSSANRIPTTHTGSLARPAELRDMLLAKSRGQPIAQQDFDDACRRSVHAIVQRQCEIGLDIVNDGEQSKIGFAQYVHERLNGFEGEPVRRILSLESRQFPNAPVGSVWQQACTGPLSWKSFAAVERDIRNLKDAVASRPGQAAFMASVSPGSFTNNNPNRHYPSRSAYLAAVCDVMRREYEAIARGGFTLQLDCPDLAQRSYNFPDMPVAEWRKIVAENIEGLNAATRNIPRERLRVHVCWGANEGPHNHDTELHEIIDLLLTLRVSAISVVGANGRHEHEWRVWQTVKLPETLKIITGVIDSTTNIVEHPRVVADRLVRMAKILGPENVIAGVDCGFGVNGTAAPKVDPDVAWVKLQALVDGAGIASKEL from the coding sequence ATGTCATCAGCCAATCGTATTCCGACCACGCACACCGGAAGCCTGGCGCGTCCGGCCGAGTTGCGCGACATGCTGCTCGCCAAATCGCGCGGCCAGCCGATCGCTCAGCAGGACTTCGATGACGCCTGCCGCCGCTCGGTCCATGCGATCGTGCAGCGCCAATGCGAAATCGGGCTCGACATCGTCAACGATGGCGAGCAGTCGAAAATCGGCTTCGCGCAATATGTCCATGAGCGGCTGAACGGCTTCGAAGGCGAGCCGGTCCGCCGGATCCTGAGCCTGGAATCCCGGCAATTCCCCAATGCGCCGGTCGGCTCGGTCTGGCAGCAGGCGTGCACCGGCCCGCTGTCATGGAAAAGCTTTGCCGCGGTTGAGCGCGACATCCGGAATTTGAAGGATGCCGTTGCGAGCCGCCCCGGCCAGGCTGCCTTCATGGCCTCGGTGTCGCCTGGCTCGTTCACCAACAACAATCCGAACCGTCACTACCCGAGCCGCAGCGCATATCTCGCGGCGGTTTGCGACGTGATGCGCCGCGAATACGAGGCGATCGCGAGGGGCGGCTTCACATTGCAACTCGATTGTCCGGACCTCGCTCAACGCAGCTACAATTTTCCCGACATGCCTGTGGCGGAGTGGCGCAAGATCGTTGCCGAGAATATCGAGGGTCTGAATGCCGCGACCCGCAATATCCCGCGCGAGCGGCTTCGCGTTCACGTCTGCTGGGGCGCCAATGAAGGGCCCCACAACCACGACACCGAGCTGCACGAGATCATCGATCTGCTGCTGACGCTGCGCGTCTCGGCCATTTCGGTGGTCGGCGCCAATGGGCGGCATGAGCACGAATGGCGGGTCTGGCAGACGGTCAAGTTGCCAGAGACCCTCAAGATCATCACCGGTGTCATCGACTCGACGACCAATATCGTCGAGCACCCGCGCGTTGTGGCCGACCGGCTGGTGCGCATGGCGAAAATTCTTGGGCCGGAGAACGTGATCGCTGGCGTGGATTGCGGCTTCGGCGTGAATGGCACGGCCGCGCCAAAGGTCGATCCGGATGTCGCATGGGTCAAGTTGCAGGCGCTCGTCGACGGCGCCGGCATCGCCAGCAAGGAGTTATGA